The following are from one region of the Streptomyces decoyicus genome:
- a CDS encoding TIGR04282 family arsenosugar biosynthesis glycosyltransferase has protein sequence MTEPADRSERPAHPDRLDRPGPTTVLVIAKEPVPGRVKTRLTPPYTPHEAAQLAEAALHDTLQAVRAMPARRRVVVLDGRPGNWLPAGFDVRQQCDGGLDERLAAAFAGNAGPTLLIGMDTPQVTPQLLAPALDFGAWDDCDAWFGPAEDGGFWALGLAAPDPRLLRGVPMSTARTGAAQRARLTAAGLRVRDLPPLRDVDTADDAERVAAAAPAGRFAATLARLTPVTGR, from the coding sequence ATGACCGAGCCCGCAGACCGGTCCGAGCGTCCCGCGCATCCCGACCGTCTCGACCGTCCCGGGCCGACGACGGTCCTGGTCATCGCCAAGGAACCGGTGCCCGGCCGGGTCAAGACCCGCCTCACCCCGCCCTACACCCCCCACGAGGCCGCCCAGTTGGCCGAGGCCGCGCTGCACGACACCCTCCAGGCCGTACGCGCCATGCCCGCCCGGCGGCGGGTGGTCGTCCTCGACGGCCGCCCGGGGAACTGGCTGCCGGCCGGCTTCGACGTCCGGCAGCAGTGCGACGGCGGCCTCGACGAGCGGCTCGCCGCGGCCTTCGCCGGCAACGCGGGCCCGACCCTGCTCATCGGTATGGACACCCCTCAGGTCACCCCTCAACTCCTCGCCCCCGCACTGGACTTCGGTGCCTGGGACGACTGTGACGCCTGGTTCGGCCCGGCCGAGGACGGCGGATTCTGGGCGCTCGGCCTCGCCGCCCCCGACCCCCGGCTGCTGCGCGGCGTCCCGATGTCCACCGCCCGCACCGGCGCCGCCCAGCGCGCCCGGCTGACCGCCGCCGGGCTGCGGGTGCGGGACCTGCCGCCGCTGCGCGATGTCGACACCGCGGACGACGCGGAGCGGGTCGCGGCCGCGGCACCCGCCGGACGGTTCGCCGCCACCCTCGCCCGGCTGACCCCGGTCACCGGACGATGA
- a CDS encoding methyltransferase domain-containing protein — translation MSTALPPTAPPDRHDAVTWGADPYADALRSGRGPLFLRRSDGWLLPLEVERWCAGADTADLSALRRCEGAVLDIGCGPGRLVAALAAQGRRALGIDVSAAAVARTAATGGSALHRSVFDSLPHEGGWDTALLLDGNIGIGGDPCALLARSAELVSRQGLLIVETTPEDVDERVQVRVERGYHPRTGTQRAPGAPFPWARVGAPALLRHAATAGWTPVEQWTVTDQTDRIPGAERCFVSLRGRARPTC, via the coding sequence ATGAGCACCGCCCTGCCGCCCACGGCACCACCCGACCGCCACGACGCCGTCACCTGGGGCGCCGACCCCTACGCCGACGCGCTCCGCAGCGGCCGCGGCCCCCTCTTCCTGCGCCGCAGCGACGGCTGGCTGCTGCCGCTGGAGGTCGAGCGCTGGTGCGCCGGCGCGGACACCGCCGATCTGTCGGCGCTGCGCCGCTGCGAGGGCGCCGTCCTCGACATCGGCTGCGGCCCCGGCCGGCTGGTCGCCGCGCTCGCCGCGCAGGGCCGGCGGGCCCTCGGCATCGACGTCAGCGCCGCCGCGGTGGCCCGCACCGCCGCAACCGGTGGCTCCGCCCTGCACCGCTCGGTCTTCGACTCCCTCCCGCACGAGGGGGGTTGGGACACCGCACTGCTCCTCGACGGCAACATCGGCATCGGCGGCGACCCGTGCGCGCTGCTCGCCCGCAGCGCTGAACTGGTCAGCCGCCAGGGCCTGTTGATCGTGGAGACCACCCCTGAGGATGTCGATGAACGCGTCCAGGTCCGGGTCGAGCGCGGATACCACCCCCGCACCGGCACCCAGCGCGCACCGGGTGCCCCGTTCCCCTGGGCCCGGGTCGGCGCCCCCGCCCTGCTGCGCCACGCGGCCACCGCCGGCTGGACACCCGTCGAGCAATGGACCGTCACGGACCAGACCGACCGGATACCGGGCGCCGAACGCTGCTTCGTCTCACTGCGCGGCCGAGCGCGCCCTACGTGCTGA
- a CDS encoding 4a-hydroxytetrahydrobiopterin dehydratase — MALEPLTDQRIASALTELPGWTVKGGALTASYKGKRDRLPSFYAAVAPAEDAANHHAHITILYNTMTFALTTHDADDRITERDVSMARTISGLAQEHGLST; from the coding sequence GTGGCCTTGGAGCCGCTGACAGACCAGCGCATCGCCTCTGCTCTGACCGAACTGCCCGGCTGGACGGTGAAGGGGGGTGCGCTGACGGCCTCGTACAAGGGAAAGCGAGACCGGTTGCCGTCGTTCTACGCCGCCGTGGCCCCGGCCGAAGACGCAGCGAACCACCACGCCCACATCACGATCTTGTACAACACCATGACGTTCGCCCTCACCACTCACGATGCCGACGACCGGATCACCGAACGAGACGTCTCGATGGCCCGGACGATCAGCGGCCTCGCCCAAGAGCACGGCCTCAGCACGTAG
- a CDS encoding MarR family winged helix-turn-helix transcriptional regulator — translation MGQHDAHGAPRPAGAAAPGEDLDHDVEEVIAALLTASRLLVGISARALGRLAPSLTLPQLRALVVLDGQGPVKLAALAGALNVNPSTAMRMVDRLEAAGSVTRQARPDNRREVVLSLTDEGRRLVGRVLADRHTEIAEIVARLPDARRAGLIDSLRALTDAAGEPPVAPRPAPPPESAAP, via the coding sequence ATGGGGCAGCACGACGCGCACGGCGCACCGCGGCCGGCCGGGGCGGCCGCGCCCGGCGAGGACCTCGATCACGACGTCGAGGAGGTCATCGCCGCCTTGCTGACCGCCTCCCGGCTGCTGGTCGGGATCTCCGCCCGGGCGCTGGGACGCCTGGCGCCCTCCCTCACCCTTCCCCAGCTGCGGGCCCTGGTGGTGCTGGACGGCCAGGGCCCGGTCAAGCTCGCCGCACTGGCCGGCGCGCTGAACGTCAACCCGTCCACCGCGATGCGGATGGTCGACCGGCTGGAGGCGGCCGGCAGCGTCACCCGGCAGGCCCGCCCCGACAACCGTCGCGAGGTCGTACTGAGCCTGACGGACGAGGGCCGCCGCCTCGTCGGGCGGGTGCTGGCCGACCGGCACACGGAGATCGCCGAGATCGTGGCCCGGCTGCCGGACGCCCGGCGTGCCGGGCTCATCGACTCGCTGCGCGCCCTCACCGACGCGGCCGGTGAGCCTCCCGTGGCCCCGCGACCGGCACCGCCGCCCGAATCGGCCGCTCCCTGA
- a CDS encoding serine hydrolase domain-containing protein — protein sequence MGPATVDGHCAPGFAGVRKAFERNFSEHGDIGAAVTVTVDGEAVVDLWGGHADAAGTRAWQRDTLVNVYSTSKGMTALCAHLLVDRGELDLDAPVARYWPEFAQAGKQDIPVRWLLSHRAGLIAPREPLPAGHAYDWDRVCATLAATPPWWEPGTAQGYHAVTFGYLVGEVVRRITGQSLGTFLRNEITGPLDAAVYIGTPAEEHARCADMVGQLNEARIAEQFPGAPAPPFRSLSDHPLAVVMLALTSIPTGDVNSAAYRSAEIPAGNAHASAHGLATVYGALAGGRLVGPGTLEAMRRSQSLPGERDLTIDALAPAGHEHRWGLGYMLNHQGQAGPNPGAFGHGGAGGSHAFADPENRLSYAYTMNKYGGGTTGDDPRNRGLITAVYRALEETRG from the coding sequence GTGGGACCAGCCACCGTCGACGGCCACTGCGCACCGGGTTTCGCCGGCGTGCGGAAAGCGTTCGAGCGGAACTTCAGCGAGCACGGCGATATCGGCGCGGCGGTCACGGTGACCGTGGACGGCGAGGCGGTGGTCGACCTGTGGGGCGGCCACGCGGACGCCGCCGGGACCCGCGCCTGGCAGCGCGACACCCTCGTGAATGTCTACTCGACGTCCAAGGGGATGACCGCGCTGTGTGCCCACCTGCTCGTGGACCGGGGCGAGTTGGACCTCGATGCGCCGGTCGCCCGGTACTGGCCCGAGTTCGCGCAGGCCGGCAAGCAGGACATACCCGTGCGCTGGCTGCTCAGCCACCGCGCCGGTCTGATCGCGCCCCGTGAGCCGCTCCCCGCGGGGCACGCCTACGACTGGGACCGGGTGTGCGCCACCCTGGCGGCGACCCCGCCCTGGTGGGAGCCGGGCACCGCGCAGGGCTATCACGCGGTGACCTTCGGATATCTGGTGGGCGAGGTCGTACGGCGGATCACCGGGCAGTCCCTCGGCACGTTCCTGCGCAACGAGATCACCGGGCCGCTGGACGCCGCGGTGTACATCGGCACCCCCGCCGAGGAGCACGCCCGCTGCGCCGACATGGTCGGGCAGCTGAACGAGGCGCGGATCGCCGAGCAGTTCCCCGGCGCACCCGCGCCACCGTTCCGGTCGCTCTCCGACCATCCGCTCGCCGTGGTGATGCTGGCGCTGACCTCCATCCCCACCGGCGACGTCAACAGCGCCGCCTACCGGTCGGCGGAGATCCCGGCGGGGAACGCCCACGCCAGCGCCCACGGACTGGCGACCGTGTACGGCGCGCTGGCGGGCGGCAGGCTCGTCGGGCCCGGCACCCTGGAGGCGATGCGCCGCTCGCAGAGCCTGCCGGGCGAGCGCGATCTGACGATCGACGCGCTCGCCCCTGCGGGCCACGAACACCGCTGGGGCCTCGGCTACATGCTCAACCACCAGGGCCAGGCAGGACCCAACCCGGGGGCGTTCGGCCACGGTGGCGCGGGCGGCTCCCATGCCTTCGCGGATCCGGAGAACCGGCTTTCCTACGCGTACACCATGAACAAGTACGGCGGTGGCACGACGGGCGACGACCCGCGCAACCGCGGGCTGATCACGGCGGTGTACCGGGCGTTGGAGGAAACCCGGGGCTGA
- a CDS encoding VOC family protein yields the protein MSAAAPAAPATVQPVIVTPDLGRLKAFYGGPVGAEEFTRVPEEGPVSFVGPRIDGSELGIVADESVPTGTPTRILLSIVVEDVDALLNRVAPLGGKVLGPAHDTPWGRRAAHVQDPDGNAVNLTQPVRRRGRPSAGSGRRSPHPGGPPVAHPGPRGEPGSVRLPEDGG from the coding sequence ATGTCTGCAGCCGCCCCCGCCGCCCCCGCCACCGTCCAGCCGGTGATCGTCACCCCCGACCTCGGCCGCCTGAAGGCCTTCTACGGCGGACCGGTCGGCGCCGAGGAGTTCACCCGGGTGCCCGAGGAGGGCCCGGTCTCCTTCGTCGGACCGCGGATCGACGGCTCGGAGCTGGGCATCGTGGCCGACGAGAGCGTCCCGACCGGTACCCCGACCCGGATCCTCCTGAGCATCGTGGTCGAGGACGTCGACGCCCTCCTGAACCGGGTCGCACCGCTCGGCGGCAAGGTGCTCGGCCCGGCCCACGACACGCCCTGGGGCCGGCGGGCCGCCCATGTCCAGGACCCGGACGGCAACGCGGTGAACCTCACCCAGCCGGTCCGACGGCGCGGCCGCCCGAGCGCCGGTTCCGGGCGCCGTTCACCTCATCCGGGCGGGCCTCCGGTCGCACACCCCGGTCCGCGGGGCGAGCCTGGAAGCGTTCGGCTCCCGGAGGACGGCGGCTAA